A stretch of DNA from Deltaproteobacteria bacterium:
ACTCAGAAATGGGCTCCTGCAGCACCATTGGCAACGCCGGTCTTAGCTTGTCGGGGCCGTGCCGCCAAGCATAGCACTGTCTCGTTTCTGCCTCCACGCTCCGCGCCGCGCGCTGTGGAGGACTCAGAATGACAAATCCGATGACTTACCGGAGAAAGTGTACGAGAGGGGTGTGGGCTGTGGTGGGAATTATCGTCCCGTAAAGTTCCCCGGCCTGCGCTCCGCCACCGCGCGGATGCCCTCTTTGTGATCCTCAGTCTTTTGTAACCACGATTGTTCCTTGAACTCCTGATCGGTTGCTGCCTTGACCGCGGCGGCCAGTCCGGCTCGCATGGTGGCTCGCGTGGATTGGACCGCTAACGGCGCATTGGCGGCAATTTCTTTGGCTAACTCAACAGCTGCCGATCGAACCTTGTCGACTGTGGTGAACACGTCACCCAACCCCCATGCCAGGGCTTCTTCACCGTTGATGCGACGACCGGTGTAGAAGAGGAGGTTCGCACGCTGCTGGCCAACCAGGCGCGGGAGCGTGGTTGTCAGGCCAAAACCTGGATGAAATCCCAGGGCAACGAAATTAGCGGCGAAACGTGTCTCCGCACATACCACACGAAAGTCAGGAACCAACGCCAAACCGAAGCCACCACCGATGGCTGCACCTTGAATCGCGCCGACGATCGGCTTGCGGCAGGCGAATAAGCGTACCGCTGCTGCATAGAGCGGATTACCCTTCTCAGGGTTGCGGTCGAGTCCACTCCGTTCGGCACCACCATGAAAATTCGCCCCGGCACAAAAGTTCTTTCCTTCCGCGGCCAAGACGATGGCGCGGCAGTCCATTTGATTATCCAACGTCTCAAGTGCCTCGGCCAGCGACTCAATGAGCGCAATGTCGAAGAAGTTGTTCGGCCCGCGCTGAATCTCTAACGTGGCAATGTGATCCGCAAAGGTAACGGCGACATCTCCATACTTTGACTGCATACTCAGTCTCCTTTAGTTGTCTTCATAGCAGTAGTGGCGCGCTGCTGACGCATTGGTCGCAAACACCGCTGAGGACTATAGCGCTCCGCGACGTAAGTTTACAGTGGTCGTCGTGCTGTGCTAGCCTGAATCGCGTGGGAGGTATGCGACACTCATCATTGGTGACCGTCTTGCTAACTGTGATGCTGTTCCAGTGCTCGCAGACGTGCGTCGTCGCCAGTCGCGGATTAGCAGTAGCCGCGGTTGTCAACGTGTCAGCAGCTAGCCCAGCGGAGGGTGACTGCCATTCTCCTACTCCAGCTCCACCACGGGCGCCGACTCACTGTTTCGACTGCAGCGAGCATGTCTTTTTGGCCTCGACTTTTGACGCCTTGCGAGGAGCAGTATCGGACAACGCTATCCGTAATACAGTGTGCTCCCTCGTCCTGCTCGACGACGCGTCATCACTGCGTGTTTCGCACCTGACCTGCTCGCGCCATGCCACACATGGACGTAGCTTGTCGCATCTCGCGCTCTCTGTTTTGCGGCTCTAGATTCCTGCCCTTCCGTCCACAACGCAGTACCGTGACATTCGCAGACATGGAGGGCACGAATGAAATGCCAGATCGTCTTTGGCCTGGTCATCCTCATGACTGGGCTGCAGGGGTGTGCGACCGTTGCTGTCGACCCTCACGCCGGATTTCCCCAAGTAGCACAGCTAGTGAACGACCGTGGTGCACCTGAGCTCACGTGGACACCAGGCGTCGAAGAGTCACCCCCGCGCCTGGACGCGATCTCTTCGCGCTTGGCCGAGGGTCTGACCGAAGAGGAGGCCGTGCGCATCGCACTCCTCAACAACCGCGAATTGCAGGCCCTGTACGCCCGGCTCGGTATTGCGCATGCTGATCTGGTACAGGCGAGCCTCCTGCACAATCCAGTGATCGGAGTAACCAGCGGGTTTCCCATCGCTGGTGGTATCGTTGATCTCGGATTTGGCCTCGCCATGGATTTGATTGACTTCCTATATACGCCGCTGCGCAAGCGAGTCGCCACTGCACGATTTGAGGAGGCAAAGCTGCGTGTAGCCGCTGACGTGTTAGATGCCGTCTGGCGCACCCAGACAGCCTTCTATACGCACCAGGCCAATGAGCAAGCCCTAGAGATGCGTCGTCAGGTGGCGGCTGCCACTGCAGCTTCTTTCAACCTCGCCCAACGCCTGCGTGAGGCCGGGAATCTGCGCGAACTTGATGTCGCAACCGAGCAAGCACTCGCTGAAGAAGCAAAAGCCGACCTTCGCTTCGCTGAGATAGCGACACGAGACAGCCGCGAGCGGCTCAATTTACTCATGGGTCTCTCGGGAGAACACGCACTCTTGTGGACGGTAACCCCTGCCCGCCTGCTCGACCCACGTGAAGCGGCGACCAATGCAGATCTTGAGGCGAGAGCCATGAAACAGAGCCTCGATTTAGCCGCTGCCGATCAGCTCATCGTCGCAGCAGCCGAGAACGTGAGGCTCGACCGAGCGAGTGCCCTATTTCCAGAGGTCGTCGTGGGTGGGAAAGGCGAACGTGATGGGCGCGAGTGGGAGCCTGGACCAACGTTCATCCTACCGCTGCCGTTGTTCGATCGCGGCCAAGCGCGTATCGCTCGGGCCCAAGCCGAGCTTCGTCAAGCGCGGGAGTTACGAACGGCGCTTGCAGTCCGTATCGCGGCGATCGCACGGAGTACGCGTGCACGTCTAGAGGGCTACCGCGAGCGCGCCCTCCAGTATCGTGACGTGGTCTTGCCAGTCCGGCAGCGTGTACTGGAGCAAACCCAGCTGCAGTACAACGCCATGCAGATTGGACCGCTCGACCTGTTACGCGCGAAGGAGCAACAGATCGAAGCGGGTATTCGCTACATAGATGCGCTGCGAGAGTATTGGCTCGCGCAGGCTGACCATACGCTACTGCTGGCGGGACGGCTGCCGCCGACTGAAGCCGCACCAGCGGCACCAACGCTTGAACAATTGCCGCGCCTTCCCTTCTCTACGCTGCAATAACGCAATAGACAACATCACGAGCATCAGTATGAAACTACAGCATAAATCTCGAACTCTGAATCGTCGCCGATTTCTCGCTGGCGCTGCGGCCCTTGGCAGCACCGGTGTGTTATTGCGCCAGGTTGAAGCCACTGAGGGGAATCTGAGCCACCAACATCACCAGGCAACGGCTCGCCCTGTGCTCAGCACTGCACCTCAATCGCTGCTCGACCGTATTGACCCGAAACCGACCCAACCACCTGGCGAACCTGGCAAAGACTACACTCCAGTCATCACACCCAATAACGTGTCACTGGCGTGGAAGGTCGTTAACGGCATCAAGGTCTATCACCTGATAGCGGAGGAAGTAGAGCACCAGTTTGCGCCCGGACTACATGCGCGTTGTTGGGGCTTCAACGGTCGCGTGCATGGACCAACTATCGAGGCAGTCGAAGGTGACCGCGTGCGCGTCTATGTCACCAATAAACTGCCGGGGGCAACCAGCGTTCATTGGCATGGACTTCTCTTACCGAATGGGATGGACGGTGTGGCAGGCTTGACCCAGGCCGTTATCAAGCCGGGAGCAACGTTTCGCTACGAATTCACCCTGCGACAGCACGGTACCTTCATGTATCACTCCCATCACGATGAGATGACTCAGATGGCACTGGGGGCGATGGGATTGTTTGTCATTCATCCGCGAAAGCCCAAGGCAGAGAGACCAGATCGCGATTTCGCTTTCATGCTCGCAGAGTGGCGACTCGATGTCGGCACGTCACGGCCAAACCCAAATGAAATGACCGACTTCAACATTTTTACCTTCAACGCCAAAGCCTTTCCGGCCACCGCACCAATGGCAGTCCGTCTAGGCGAGCGAGTGCGTATCCGCCTCGCCAACGTGGCAGCCATGAGTCATCATCCGATCCACCTGCACGGCTATCAGTTTCGCGTCACTGAAACGGATGGTGGACAGATTCCGCTTTCAGCCCAACAACGTGAAACGTCCGTGCTGGTCGCAATCGGCCAGTCACGCACGATCGAATTTGTCGCTGATGAACCAGGCGATTGGGCCATGCACTGCCACATGACACATCATGTGATGAACCAAATGGGAGACAAATTTCCCAACATGATCGGGGTCAAGGCAGCCGAGGTGGATGCCCAAGTGCGACGTTTGCTTCCGGACTATATGACCATGGGCCACGATGGGATGGCCGAGCACGGCATCCATTTAGATACTGGTCACATGAAAGTGCCAGAGAATAGCATTCCCATGCGTGGTGGCCCGGGCCCGTTTGATTACATCACGATGGGTGGCCTCCTCACAGTGCTCAAGGTTCGCGAGGAGCTCGACGACGACCGTGCCCCCGGTTGGTACCAACACCCGAAGGGGACGGTAGCTAGCACTGCCACCGTAGCGGAGTTGCAGCGCGACGGTATCAAGGTGTAGAGCGCCGGGAAACGTCGCTCACGCGTCGGGTTTGAGCAGCCGGAGTTTCTGTGACAACTTCAGCGCGCGAACCCACGGCATGTGCGACAGTTGCGTGACCTGATTTGCTGACAACGTGGCTGTGTATACGCTGCGGCCACTGGTGATCCCCGTCACTCCCAGGTCTTCTAGCAACGCAAGTTCTTTAGGGCCTGGGGGGCGAGCCACATGAATGAATACCTGAAACGCGCGCGCATCTTGGTCTTGAACATCGGACAGCGCGAGAGCGAGTGAAGCATCGACTTTCTGGTAGTCCATAGCAGCTCCTCGCTCTCCAGTATGGTCCCCTTGGCAGCCGTAGTACAGCACGAGCGACACCAAACCTATCGTTCTACAAACCGAGCGCATCAATCAGTCCAAAGCCCCATTTGGCGTCAAATGTTCCCGCGGCTCGACCTGGAATGCTACTGTGAGCGCGGAGCAGCGCTTTTACTCCCACAGGATCTAAGTTGCGGTCTCGTTGCAACAACAATGCAACGATGCCAGTCACTAACGGCGCTGCCATACTGGTGCCGGCGTTGACCACGAACCGAGAGTTTACCATTGAAGGTCTGCTGGCTGGTGAATCGGCTGATAAAGCTGAGACAATCATCGCTCCCGGGGCGGCCACGTCAGGCTTCTGCGCTCCGTTGCGCAGTGGACCTTCGCTACTGAAATCCGAAATGGTATCCAACGCCAAGCCCACAGAGCGCAGCGAACCATCAATGTCGCGCCACTGGTCTTTTGTCGTGTACGAAGCGACGGTGATCGCAGCAGCATCTGTCCCTGGGGAACCAACTTTCATGGAGTCACGTACGCTGGTGCCAGAAAACAACACTTGCGGAGATTGCTGACCATCAAGCGTCCAGACATCGACGCGTGCCTGTGTGCCCGACGCATGACGGACCCGCAACTGCCAGATGCCTGCGGGTAACACGCTACCCACTCCGGCGCCGTTCATCGC
This window harbors:
- a CDS encoding copper oxidase; this encodes MKLQHKSRTLNRRRFLAGAAALGSTGVLLRQVEATEGNLSHQHHQATARPVLSTAPQSLLDRIDPKPTQPPGEPGKDYTPVITPNNVSLAWKVVNGIKVYHLIAEEVEHQFAPGLHARCWGFNGRVHGPTIEAVEGDRVRVYVTNKLPGATSVHWHGLLLPNGMDGVAGLTQAVIKPGATFRYEFTLRQHGTFMYHSHHDEMTQMALGAMGLFVIHPRKPKAERPDRDFAFMLAEWRLDVGTSRPNPNEMTDFNIFTFNAKAFPATAPMAVRLGERVRIRLANVAAMSHHPIHLHGYQFRVTETDGGQIPLSAQQRETSVLVAIGQSRTIEFVADEPGDWAMHCHMTHHVMNQMGDKFPNMIGVKAAEVDAQVRRLLPDYMTMGHDGMAEHGIHLDTGHMKVPENSIPMRGGPGPFDYITMGGLLTVLKVREELDDDRAPGWYQHPKGTVASTATVAELQRDGIKV
- a CDS encoding TolC family protein, which translates into the protein MKCQIVFGLVILMTGLQGCATVAVDPHAGFPQVAQLVNDRGAPELTWTPGVEESPPRLDAISSRLAEGLTEEEAVRIALLNNRELQALYARLGIAHADLVQASLLHNPVIGVTSGFPIAGGIVDLGFGLAMDLIDFLYTPLRKRVATARFEEAKLRVAADVLDAVWRTQTAFYTHQANEQALEMRRQVAAATAASFNLAQRLREAGNLRELDVATEQALAEEAKADLRFAEIATRDSRERLNLLMGLSGEHALLWTVTPARLLDPREAATNADLEARAMKQSLDLAAADQLIVAAAENVRLDRASALFPEVVVGGKGERDGREWEPGPTFILPLPLFDRGQARIARAQAELRQARELRTALAVRIAAIARSTRARLEGYRERALQYRDVVLPVRQRVLEQTQLQYNAMQIGPLDLLRAKEQQIEAGIRYIDALREYWLAQADHTLLLAGRLPPTEAAPAAPTLEQLPRLPFSTLQ
- a CDS encoding enoyl-CoA hydratase/isomerase family protein; translated protein: MQSKYGDVAVTFADHIATLEIQRGPNNFFDIALIESLAEALETLDNQMDCRAIVLAAEGKNFCAGANFHGGAERSGLDRNPEKGNPLYAAAVRLFACRKPIVGAIQGAAIGGGFGLALVPDFRVVCAETRFAANFVALGFHPGFGLTTTLPRLVGQQRANLLFYTGRRINGEEALAWGLGDVFTTVDKVRSAAVELAKEIAANAPLAVQSTRATMRAGLAAAVKAATDQEFKEQSWLQKTEDHKEGIRAVAERRPGNFTGR